Genomic DNA from Salinibacter pepae:
ATCGGCCCCGGCGTCTCGATAGAGGGCAATTTTCTCCTCCATCTCGTCCCAGTCATTCGAGGCGCTCATCACCTCAACGCAGATCTCCGGGGCGAGCGTCGGCGGCTCCCCGGTTTCCTCCATGTTTTCGAATCGGGGCTCCGATGCCCAGATCACGTCGGCCTGCTTTGTCCCACCGGCCGTCGCAATGGGCCATTCCGAAAACGCCTCTCCAGTGTCAAGAAGCGTGTCGAGCGTCTCCTGAATACGCTTTTGCTGGCGGGCGTGGTGTGTGGTGTGTGGACTCAAGACGATCTGGCCTCGTTGATTGGTCTCGACCTTGTAGGGGAGGTCGCGGAGGATCGGATCGGCGACAATCTCCTGCCATTGCTCCTGGTGTTCCTCCGCACGGGTTTTGGTTGTGGGCATGGCGTCTGGGACCAGTCTTGAGGACAGCA
This window encodes:
- a CDS encoding Uma2 family endonuclease; translation: MPTTKTRAEEHQEQWQEIVADPILRDLPYKVETNQRGQIVLSPHTTHHARQQKRIQETLDTLLDTGEAFSEWPIATAGGTKQADVIWASEPRFENMEETGEPPTLAPEICVEVMSASNDWDEMEEKIALYRDAGADEVWVVDETSRVHFFADEELEQSARAPDFPNAL